Proteins encoded by one window of Nasonia vitripennis strain AsymCx chromosome 5, Nvit_psr_1.1, whole genome shotgun sequence:
- the LOC100123187 gene encoding sphingosine kinase 2 isoform X1, with protein sequence MNWLIILVDYLKYLLDYGTVGRQATMRKISEMSQPIDCKCAEDEEEVSGSCSCSGKSANGSATASPSSCSATPSAILEEIFYISSKRSTLYRVRLTERGLSLRKESNCGPSKTETILVEDIVGCRCMRSKRRSAGSCACGPGASRGQPHLVESTELVQPHDEYDTSAYLYIYAYTLKRAKVANKGARRRERTTVTLRFRSFDRYEDNLREASRWRLAIKCLLNRLPVPKAYMSPAHRNLQSLLSACPDESKNLLVILNPKSGPGRGRENFQRRVNPILSEAELPYDVYITRHPNYARDFVRSRDLSQWSGLVLVGGDGIVFEAINGLLQRPDWDTVMKQLPIAVIPCGSGNGLAKSIAFSKQEPFDQNPMLISALSVVRRRLNQMDLVRVETRKQILYSFLSVGWGLLADVDIESERLRAIGAQRFTLWSLARLIGLRTYKGSVSYLPCDSPSTGIGAQSNGVVKSNGELARMQEDAKITHSKSYGDELDRYTSEIRESKSYDGVFDDVEDELHDVAEDEVDFGGVITDALTLETETVSPSSATPNTTFTGRRRCDSFYSAKSRKSAYFSTGSGSISSTYHSVEDVNNPNNVDGDGRSKIIYGPPSSLPALTTKVPSSWTKIEGEFVMVQAAYQTHLGQDCYFAPRAKIADGIIWLLIIRAGISRTNLLQFMLGFSTGTHLSTPGVEMIPVRAFRIEPAEDTNGLLTVDGEKVDYGPLQGEIFPSLATVMCP encoded by the exons ATGAATTGGCTGATAATTTTAGTGGATTATCTGAAATACTTGTTGGACTATGGCAC CGTCGGAAGACAAGCGACGATGCGCAAGATCTCGGAGATGTCGCAGCCCATCGACTGCAAGTGCgccgaggacgaggaggaggtGAGCGGCAGCTGCAGCTGTTCCGGGAAGTCGGCCAACGGTTCGGCGACGGCCTCGCCGTCAAGCTGCTCGGCGACGCCCAGCGCCATCCTCGAGGAGATTTTCTACATATCGTCCAAGAGGAGCACTTTGTACAGGGTCAGGCTGACCGAGAGGGGACTCAGTCTGCGAAAGGAGAGCAACTGCGGTCCCAGCAAGACCGAGACTATCCTCGTCGAGGACATCGTCGGATGCAG ATGCATGCGTTCGAAGCGTCGCAGCGCTGGCAGCTGCGCCTGCGGGCCAGGTGCCTCTCGCGGTCAGCCCCATCTAGTGGAGTCGACGGAGCTTGTCCAGCCGCACGACGAGTACGACACCTCGGCCTACCTCTACATCTACGCGTACACGCTGAAACGAGCCAAGGTGGCGAACAAAGGCGCGCGAAGACGCGAGCGCACAACTGTCACCCTGAGGTTCCGCAGCTTCGACCGTTACGAGGACAATCTGCGCGAGGCCAGTCGCTGGAGGCTCGCCATCAAGTGTCTGCTTAACAGGCTGCCAGTGCCCAAGGCCTACATGAGCCCTGCTCACCGGAACTTGCAGTCCCTACTCAGCG CCTGTCCAGACGAGTCGAAGAACCTGCTGGTGATTCTGAACCCAAAGTCAGGTCCGGGTCGAGGCCGTGAGAACTTCCAGCGACGAGTGAACCCGATCTTATCCGAAGCCGAGCTGCCCTACGACGTGTACATAACTCGACACCCGAACTACGCGAGGGACTTTGTGCGCAGCCGCGATCTGTCCCAATGGTCGGGTCTCGTTCTGGTCGGCGGCGACGGTATCGTCTTCGAAGCCATCAACGGTCTGTTGCAGAGGCCCGACTGGGACACCGTCATGAAGCAGCTGCCCATCGCCGTCATACCCTGCGGATCGGGCAACGGACTCGCCAAGTCTATCGCGTTTTCCAAACA GGAGCCCTTCGACCAGAACCCGATGCTGATAAGCGCGCTCTCGGTGGTGCGCCGCCGACTGAACCAGATGGACCTGGTGCGCGTGGAGACACGCAAGCAGATCCTCTACTCGTTCCTCTCGGTCGGCTGGGGTTTACTGGCCGACGTCGACATCGAGAGCGAGCGACTCAGAGCCATCGGAGCTCAGAGGTTCACCCTCTGGAGCCTCGCCAGACTCATAGGACTGAGGACTTATAAGGGAAGCGTATCTTACCTGCCCTGCGACTCGCCCTCGACTGGCATCGGGGCACAGAGCAACGGGGTCGTCAAGAGCAACGGCGAACTCGCCAGGATGCAGGAGGACGCCAAGATCACGCACTCGAAGAGCTACGGCGATGAGCTCGATAG ATACACGAGCGAGATCCGGGAGTCGAAGAGCTACGACGGCGTTTTCGACGACGTGGAGGACGAGTTGCACGACGTCGCCGAAGACGAGGTGGACTTTGGAGGCGTTATCACGGACGCTCTGACCCTCGAGACCGAGACTGTCTCGCCGAGCAGCGCCACTCCGAACACGACGTTCACCGGACGCCGACGCTGCGACAGCTTCTACTCGGCCAAGTCGAGGAAGTCCGCCTATTTCAGCACTGGCTCTGGCTCGATCTCGAGTACTTATCACAGCGTCGAGGACGTCAACAATCCCAACAATGTGGACGGCGACGGCAGAAGCAAGATCATTTACGGGCCACCTTCGTCGTTGCCTGCGCTCACTACCAAAGTACCGAGTTCCTGGACTAAGATAGAAG GCGAATTCGTCATGGTACAAGCCGCTTATCAGACTCACTTGGGGCAGGACTGTTACTTCGCTCCGCGAGCCAAGATCGCCGACGGCATAATCTGGCTTCTGATCATCAGGGCAGGAATCAGTCGAACTAATCTACTGCAG TTCATGCTCGGATTCAGCACGGGAACGCACCTGAGCACCCCGGGTGTCGAGATGATACCGGTGCGAGCGTTCAGGATCGAGCCAGCCGAGGACACGAACGGCCTGCTTACTGTCGACGGCGAAAAGGTCGACTACGGTCCGCTCCAGGGCGAAATCTTCCCGTCCCTAGCGACCGTCATGTGCCCTTGA
- the LOC100123187 gene encoding sphingosine kinase 2 isoform X2: protein MRKISEMSQPIDCKCAEDEEEVSGSCSCSGKSANGSATASPSSCSATPSAILEEIFYISSKRSTLYRVRLTERGLSLRKESNCGPSKTETILVEDIVGCRCMRSKRRSAGSCACGPGASRGQPHLVESTELVQPHDEYDTSAYLYIYAYTLKRAKVANKGARRRERTTVTLRFRSFDRYEDNLREASRWRLAIKCLLNRLPVPKAYMSPAHRNLQSLLSACPDESKNLLVILNPKSGPGRGRENFQRRVNPILSEAELPYDVYITRHPNYARDFVRSRDLSQWSGLVLVGGDGIVFEAINGLLQRPDWDTVMKQLPIAVIPCGSGNGLAKSIAFSKQEPFDQNPMLISALSVVRRRLNQMDLVRVETRKQILYSFLSVGWGLLADVDIESERLRAIGAQRFTLWSLARLIGLRTYKGSVSYLPCDSPSTGIGAQSNGVVKSNGELARMQEDAKITHSKSYGDELDRYTSEIRESKSYDGVFDDVEDELHDVAEDEVDFGGVITDALTLETETVSPSSATPNTTFTGRRRCDSFYSAKSRKSAYFSTGSGSISSTYHSVEDVNNPNNVDGDGRSKIIYGPPSSLPALTTKVPSSWTKIEGEFVMVQAAYQTHLGQDCYFAPRAKIADGIIWLLIIRAGISRTNLLQFMLGFSTGTHLSTPGVEMIPVRAFRIEPAEDTNGLLTVDGEKVDYGPLQGEIFPSLATVMCP from the exons ATGCGCAAGATCTCGGAGATGTCGCAGCCCATCGACTGCAAGTGCgccgaggacgaggaggaggtGAGCGGCAGCTGCAGCTGTTCCGGGAAGTCGGCCAACGGTTCGGCGACGGCCTCGCCGTCAAGCTGCTCGGCGACGCCCAGCGCCATCCTCGAGGAGATTTTCTACATATCGTCCAAGAGGAGCACTTTGTACAGGGTCAGGCTGACCGAGAGGGGACTCAGTCTGCGAAAGGAGAGCAACTGCGGTCCCAGCAAGACCGAGACTATCCTCGTCGAGGACATCGTCGGATGCAG ATGCATGCGTTCGAAGCGTCGCAGCGCTGGCAGCTGCGCCTGCGGGCCAGGTGCCTCTCGCGGTCAGCCCCATCTAGTGGAGTCGACGGAGCTTGTCCAGCCGCACGACGAGTACGACACCTCGGCCTACCTCTACATCTACGCGTACACGCTGAAACGAGCCAAGGTGGCGAACAAAGGCGCGCGAAGACGCGAGCGCACAACTGTCACCCTGAGGTTCCGCAGCTTCGACCGTTACGAGGACAATCTGCGCGAGGCCAGTCGCTGGAGGCTCGCCATCAAGTGTCTGCTTAACAGGCTGCCAGTGCCCAAGGCCTACATGAGCCCTGCTCACCGGAACTTGCAGTCCCTACTCAGCG CCTGTCCAGACGAGTCGAAGAACCTGCTGGTGATTCTGAACCCAAAGTCAGGTCCGGGTCGAGGCCGTGAGAACTTCCAGCGACGAGTGAACCCGATCTTATCCGAAGCCGAGCTGCCCTACGACGTGTACATAACTCGACACCCGAACTACGCGAGGGACTTTGTGCGCAGCCGCGATCTGTCCCAATGGTCGGGTCTCGTTCTGGTCGGCGGCGACGGTATCGTCTTCGAAGCCATCAACGGTCTGTTGCAGAGGCCCGACTGGGACACCGTCATGAAGCAGCTGCCCATCGCCGTCATACCCTGCGGATCGGGCAACGGACTCGCCAAGTCTATCGCGTTTTCCAAACA GGAGCCCTTCGACCAGAACCCGATGCTGATAAGCGCGCTCTCGGTGGTGCGCCGCCGACTGAACCAGATGGACCTGGTGCGCGTGGAGACACGCAAGCAGATCCTCTACTCGTTCCTCTCGGTCGGCTGGGGTTTACTGGCCGACGTCGACATCGAGAGCGAGCGACTCAGAGCCATCGGAGCTCAGAGGTTCACCCTCTGGAGCCTCGCCAGACTCATAGGACTGAGGACTTATAAGGGAAGCGTATCTTACCTGCCCTGCGACTCGCCCTCGACTGGCATCGGGGCACAGAGCAACGGGGTCGTCAAGAGCAACGGCGAACTCGCCAGGATGCAGGAGGACGCCAAGATCACGCACTCGAAGAGCTACGGCGATGAGCTCGATAG ATACACGAGCGAGATCCGGGAGTCGAAGAGCTACGACGGCGTTTTCGACGACGTGGAGGACGAGTTGCACGACGTCGCCGAAGACGAGGTGGACTTTGGAGGCGTTATCACGGACGCTCTGACCCTCGAGACCGAGACTGTCTCGCCGAGCAGCGCCACTCCGAACACGACGTTCACCGGACGCCGACGCTGCGACAGCTTCTACTCGGCCAAGTCGAGGAAGTCCGCCTATTTCAGCACTGGCTCTGGCTCGATCTCGAGTACTTATCACAGCGTCGAGGACGTCAACAATCCCAACAATGTGGACGGCGACGGCAGAAGCAAGATCATTTACGGGCCACCTTCGTCGTTGCCTGCGCTCACTACCAAAGTACCGAGTTCCTGGACTAAGATAGAAG GCGAATTCGTCATGGTACAAGCCGCTTATCAGACTCACTTGGGGCAGGACTGTTACTTCGCTCCGCGAGCCAAGATCGCCGACGGCATAATCTGGCTTCTGATCATCAGGGCAGGAATCAGTCGAACTAATCTACTGCAG TTCATGCTCGGATTCAGCACGGGAACGCACCTGAGCACCCCGGGTGTCGAGATGATACCGGTGCGAGCGTTCAGGATCGAGCCAGCCGAGGACACGAACGGCCTGCTTACTGTCGACGGCGAAAAGGTCGACTACGGTCCGCTCCAGGGCGAAATCTTCCCGTCCCTAGCGACCGTCATGTGCCCTTGA
- the LOC100123197 gene encoding transmembrane protein 209, with the protein MGDFHSPMRLISPSARVLTPKPQVQQTLDVRQTQKKAKNAITLFIINSTLFGVVIFDIFYGGIAYKPFSWIEWFLATVFGLNSIHHLIKYSMAMFSLRPVVLTSKQRKLLGISEDDPLFKNEVPVPQKPVEPSSPLNYSCINLSRHSNTLGNTSLNDSTSSPFSKYNNSLTRRTTMSPNVSVNKSYNSSMSASFTGEDLIQDESGLQTYLKEVSQKERKSAHSTNVDQPSNLLSSFWSYPATRSPGEVSSLLRRCAYQLAPTVDKSKSSSPGVEEGSSPRAFGTPDVWRKYRIDPAKVNQWIANLRMWISKTVVERVASEIDNVCTSLVRHGLSDSQPGNVGLDKLRKLAQSFSVTVIPTLPALVPFLELSSNQDYLVKRIKVLAKGGSMSEFKWNSGGSHNGKEWDSSLPTDTAIIMHLVSTYMDTQLEAPLNQPDARPFTSMYTVKSGFELPRNKGPIIVCQSTNPPHYCLALSGDSTAHDYEDVPRGRNNLFHTLLLFLYIVKTRDHGMLGRVNLGMSGVNVLWVID; encoded by the exons ATGGGGGACTTTCACTCGCCGATGCGGCTCATTTCGCCCAGTGCACG GGTTTTAACTCCAAAACCACAGGTCCAGCAGACTCTGGATGTTCGTCAAACACAGAAGAAGGCAAAGAATGCCATAACTTTGTTTATCATCAATAGTACTTTATTTGGAGTTGTGATATTTGATAT attttatggAGGGATTGCTTACAAACCTTTTTCATGGATCGAATGGTTCTTAGCAACCGTATTTGGCCTCAATTCCATACACCACttgataaaatattcaatGGCCATGTTCAGTTTGAGACCTGTTGTTTTAACTTCAAAGCAGAGAAAACTTTTGGGAATATCTGAAGATGATccactttttaaaaatgaggTTCCTGTGCCTCAAAAACCAGTAGAACCAAGTTCACCGCTCAACTATTCTTGTATAAATTTAAGCAGGCATTCTAATACTCTAGGAAATACTAGTTTGAATGATTCGA CTTCTAGTCCTTTTTCAAAGTACAACAATTCTTTGACACGAAGAACAACAATGAGTCCAAACGTAAGTGTCAACAAATCATACAATAGCTCCATGAGTGCTAGCTTTACTGGTGAAGACCTTATCCAAGATGAATCTGGATTGCAAACTTATCTGAAAGAAGTGAgccaaaaagaaagaaaatctGCTCATTCTACTAATGTTGATCAGCCATCCAATTTGTTGAGTTCTTTTTGGTCATATCCAGCAACTCGCAGTCCTGGAGAAGTGTCATCATTGCTAAGAAGGTGTGCTTATCAATTGGCACCTACAGTCGATAAATCCAAATCATCTAGTCCTGGTGTTGAAGAAGGCAGTTCTCCAAGAGCATTTGGAACACCTGATGTTTGGAGAAAATATCGAATTGACCCAGCAAAAGTCAATCAGTGGATTGCCAATTTACGCATG TGGATTAGCAAGACTGTCGTCGAGAGAGTTGCGTCGGAAATAGACAATGTATGCACAAGTTTAGTCCGTCACGGATTGAGCGATTCTCAACCAGGAAACGTTGGTCTGGATAAACTACGGAAACTTGCGCAATCCTTTTCAGTAACTGTCATACCAACTCTTCCAGCTTTAGTTCCTTTTCTTGAACTGTCAAGCAATCAAGATTATCTCGTGAAGAGAATTAAGGTTCTTGCCAAAGGTGGCTCTATGAGTGAGTTCAAATGGAACAGTGGAGGATCACATAATGGAAAAGAATGGGACTCTAGTCTTCCTACTGATACAGCG ATTATCATGCATCTGGTATCAACCTACATGGATACACAACTTGAAGCACCCTTAAATCAACCTGATGCTAGGCCTTTTACTTCTATGTATACAGTAAAATCAGGTTTCGAATTGCCTCGCAATAAAGGACCAATAATAGTATGCCAGTCTACAAATCCACCGCATTATTGTCTCGCTCTTTCTGGAGATTCAACAGCTCACGACTACGAAGATGTTCCTCGG GGAAGAAATAATTTGTTCCATACACTGCTACTTTTCCTTTACATTGTGAAAACTCGAGATCACGGTATGCTTGGTCGCGTCAATCTTGGTATGTCTGGTGTGAATGTCTTATGGGTGATTGACTAA
- the LOC103315334 gene encoding 60S ribosomal protein L18, which translates to MGIDINHKHDRKVRRTEPKSQDVYLRLLVKLYRFLARRTNSKFNKIILKRLFMSRIHRPPISLARVTRFMKKPGRENCIAVIVGTVTDDARIFEVPKLTVCALRVTEKARGRILKAGGEIITFDQLALKSPTGRKTVLIQGPRKGREAVKHFGPAPGVPHSHTKPLVRSKGRKFERARGRRRSCGYKK; encoded by the exons ATG gGTATCGACATTAACCACAAACACGACCGAAAAGTGCGGCGAACGGAGCCCAAGTCGCAGGATGTGTACCTACGACTTCTGGTGAAG TTGTACAGATTCTTGGCAAGGAGGACCAACTCTAAATTCAACAAAATCATCCTTAAGAGGTTGTTTATGAGCAGAATCCACCGCCCACCAATTTCCCTGGCCCGTGTGACCAGGTTCATGAAGAAGCCAGGCCGTGAAAACTGCATTGCCGTCATTGTTGGCACAGTTACTGATGATGCCAGAATCTTTGAGGTTCCCAAACTGACT GTTTGCGCTCTCCGCGTCACCGAGAAGGCGCGTGGCCGCATCCTGAAAGCCGGCGGAGAGATCATTACCTTCGACCAGCTGGCCCTGAAATCGCCCACTGGCCGCAAGACCGTGCTCATCCAAGGACCACGCAAGGGCCGTGAAGCCGTCAAACACTTCGGACCAGCTCCGGGTGTACCGCACTCTCACACCAAGCCGCTCGTACGTTCCAAGGGACGTAAGTTCGAGAGGGCACGAGGTCGCAGGCGCAGCTGCGGTTACAAGAAGTAA
- the LOC100678333 gene encoding uncharacterized protein LOC100678333 isoform X1 produces MHENSGETGGAAESGGLRGDKGRKMTKKNAPAALQTEVTTDEEWAKILERKGLVLADVYSEWSGPCTGMVSILKKVKMEIGGDNLSYATARCDHIASLARFRGKSEPTWMFIRDGKMVNLIFGANCPELLDHLTRELKRLQTGETPEFSMSVSDTSPKEAERMKAIEAAMQAKEAARIARIEAEAKEKYEAELGHLVNSLSRETFIILFPWIFKDEEGNKRDKKSSPPYIELVEQLLPENFTIEQELKKQLDADILAEMQKECEYVLSEETKRLLTEGKCLCLRLKVVDKIPEADIDNLLFNILFGEPRVPETPEALLEGCFVQRNLPPLREFIKDTVSIASSPEMLLCLTTVWVPLNSRNKAMTFRVIFAKYVETTYPYEDLDSNVPTIMFKYDSTRRKELQVVLEMYSNEVVHFGVFERDRLPDAKLIASSIEEFENEVKEKSSYEVFVCVVKKVGSEAFLSFAGIGPYHVSESPEKAIEEAKQYFPRKSTTVEETQSDEEDKVVEETMAA; encoded by the exons ATGCACGAAAACTCCGGGGAAACCGGCGGAGCTGCCGAGTCg GGAGGTTTGCGCGGTGACAAGGGACGAAAGATGACGAAAAAGAACGCGCCAGCCGCGCTCCAAACCGAGGTGACGACGGACGAGGAATGGGCCAAGATCCTGGAGCGAAAAGGATTAGTCC TCGCGGATGTCTACTCCGAGTGGAGCGGACCCTGCACCGGTATGGTCAGCATTCTGAAGAAGGTGAAGATGGAAATCGGAGGTGACAATCTGAGCTACGCTACG GCCAGGTGCGACCACATAGCGTCGTTAGCTCGATTCCGGGGCAAGAGCGAACCCACGTGGATGTTCATCCGT GATGGAAAAATGGTTAATCTAATTTTCGGAGCAAACTGCCCTGAGCTCTTGGATCACCTGACGAGAGAATTGAAGAGACTCCAGACTGGCGAAACTCCAGA GTTCTCGATGTCGGTGTCCGACACAAGTCCAAAGGAAGCCGAGAGAATGAAAGCGATCGAGGCAGCAATGCAAGCCAAAGAAGCCGCTAGAATCGCCCGAATAG AGGCCGAAGCGAAGGAGAAATACGAAGCGGAACTTGGACACCTCGTGAATTCGCTGAGTCGGGAGACCTTCATCATCCTATTTCCCTGGATCTTCAAAGACGAGGAAGGAAATAAAAGAGACAAGAAATCTAGTCCACCATACATCGAGCTCGTCGAACAACTGCTGCCCGAGAACTTCACGATCGAGCAAGAATTGAAGAAGCAGTTGGACGCCGATATCCTCGCGGAAATGCAGAAAGAG TGCGAGTACGTTCTGAGCGAAGAGACCAAACGCCTTCTGACCGAAGGCAAGTGTCTCTGCTTACGGCTGAAGGTCGTGGATAAGATTCCCGAAGCTGACATCGACAACCTACTCTTCAACATACTGTTCGGAGAGCCTCGAGTACCCGAGACACCTGAAGCTCTGCTGGAGGGCTGCTTCGTGCAAAGGAACTTGCCTCCGCTGCGAGAATTCATCAAAGACACCGTGAGCATAGCGTCTTCTCCGGAGATGCTGCTGTGCCTCACGACAGTCTGGGTACCACTGAACTCCAGGAACAAGGCTATGACCTTCCGTGTCATATTCGCGAAATATGTCGAGACTACCTACCCG TACGAGGATTTGGATAGCAACGTTCCCACGATAATGTTCAAGTACGACAGTACGAGGAGGAAGGAGCTGCAGGTGGTTCTGGAAATGTACAGCAACGAAGTGGTTCATTTCGGAGTCTTCGAGAGGGATCGACTACCCGACGCCAAGTTGATAGCCTCGAGTATAGAAGAATTCGAAAACGAAGTCAAAGAAAAATCCAG CTACGAGGTATTCGTCTGCGTCGTCAAGAAAGTCGGCTCCGAGGCATTCCTATCGTTCGCGGGCATAGGCCCGTACCACGTGAGCGAGAGTCCGGAGAAGGCCATCGAGGAGGCTAAGCAGTACTTCCCGCGCAAGTCGACTACGGTAGAGGAGACCCAATCGGACGAGGAGGACAAGGTCGTAGAGGAGACGATGGCCGCTTAA
- the LOC100678333 gene encoding uncharacterized protein LOC100678333 isoform X2, whose protein sequence is MTKKNAPAALQTEVTTDEEWAKILERKGLVLADVYSEWSGPCTGMVSILKKVKMEIGGDNLSYATARCDHIASLARFRGKSEPTWMFIRDGKMVNLIFGANCPELLDHLTRELKRLQTGETPEFSMSVSDTSPKEAERMKAIEAAMQAKEAARIARIEAEAKEKYEAELGHLVNSLSRETFIILFPWIFKDEEGNKRDKKSSPPYIELVEQLLPENFTIEQELKKQLDADILAEMQKECEYVLSEETKRLLTEGKCLCLRLKVVDKIPEADIDNLLFNILFGEPRVPETPEALLEGCFVQRNLPPLREFIKDTVSIASSPEMLLCLTTVWVPLNSRNKAMTFRVIFAKYVETTYPYEDLDSNVPTIMFKYDSTRRKELQVVLEMYSNEVVHFGVFERDRLPDAKLIASSIEEFENEVKEKSSYEVFVCVVKKVGSEAFLSFAGIGPYHVSESPEKAIEEAKQYFPRKSTTVEETQSDEEDKVVEETMAA, encoded by the exons ATGACGAAAAAGAACGCGCCAGCCGCGCTCCAAACCGAGGTGACGACGGACGAGGAATGGGCCAAGATCCTGGAGCGAAAAGGATTAGTCC TCGCGGATGTCTACTCCGAGTGGAGCGGACCCTGCACCGGTATGGTCAGCATTCTGAAGAAGGTGAAGATGGAAATCGGAGGTGACAATCTGAGCTACGCTACG GCCAGGTGCGACCACATAGCGTCGTTAGCTCGATTCCGGGGCAAGAGCGAACCCACGTGGATGTTCATCCGT GATGGAAAAATGGTTAATCTAATTTTCGGAGCAAACTGCCCTGAGCTCTTGGATCACCTGACGAGAGAATTGAAGAGACTCCAGACTGGCGAAACTCCAGA GTTCTCGATGTCGGTGTCCGACACAAGTCCAAAGGAAGCCGAGAGAATGAAAGCGATCGAGGCAGCAATGCAAGCCAAAGAAGCCGCTAGAATCGCCCGAATAG AGGCCGAAGCGAAGGAGAAATACGAAGCGGAACTTGGACACCTCGTGAATTCGCTGAGTCGGGAGACCTTCATCATCCTATTTCCCTGGATCTTCAAAGACGAGGAAGGAAATAAAAGAGACAAGAAATCTAGTCCACCATACATCGAGCTCGTCGAACAACTGCTGCCCGAGAACTTCACGATCGAGCAAGAATTGAAGAAGCAGTTGGACGCCGATATCCTCGCGGAAATGCAGAAAGAG TGCGAGTACGTTCTGAGCGAAGAGACCAAACGCCTTCTGACCGAAGGCAAGTGTCTCTGCTTACGGCTGAAGGTCGTGGATAAGATTCCCGAAGCTGACATCGACAACCTACTCTTCAACATACTGTTCGGAGAGCCTCGAGTACCCGAGACACCTGAAGCTCTGCTGGAGGGCTGCTTCGTGCAAAGGAACTTGCCTCCGCTGCGAGAATTCATCAAAGACACCGTGAGCATAGCGTCTTCTCCGGAGATGCTGCTGTGCCTCACGACAGTCTGGGTACCACTGAACTCCAGGAACAAGGCTATGACCTTCCGTGTCATATTCGCGAAATATGTCGAGACTACCTACCCG TACGAGGATTTGGATAGCAACGTTCCCACGATAATGTTCAAGTACGACAGTACGAGGAGGAAGGAGCTGCAGGTGGTTCTGGAAATGTACAGCAACGAAGTGGTTCATTTCGGAGTCTTCGAGAGGGATCGACTACCCGACGCCAAGTTGATAGCCTCGAGTATAGAAGAATTCGAAAACGAAGTCAAAGAAAAATCCAG CTACGAGGTATTCGTCTGCGTCGTCAAGAAAGTCGGCTCCGAGGCATTCCTATCGTTCGCGGGCATAGGCCCGTACCACGTGAGCGAGAGTCCGGAGAAGGCCATCGAGGAGGCTAAGCAGTACTTCCCGCGCAAGTCGACTACGGTAGAGGAGACCCAATCGGACGAGGAGGACAAGGTCGTAGAGGAGACGATGGCCGCTTAA